The Schistocerca nitens isolate TAMUIC-IGC-003100 chromosome 7, iqSchNite1.1, whole genome shotgun sequence genome contains a region encoding:
- the LOC126194839 gene encoding histone H2A: MSGRGKGGKAKGKAKSRSSRAGLQFPVGRIHRLLRKGNYAERVGAGAPVYLGAVMEYLAAEVLELAGNAARDNKKTRIIPRHLQLAIRNDEELNKLLSGVTIAQGGVLPNIQAVLLPKKTGQAPATGKTGKSSKTQSSQEY; encoded by the exons ATGTCTGGCCGTGGCAAAGGAG GTAAAGCTAAGGGCAAAGCCAAATCTCGCTCTAGCCGAGCTGGCTTGCAATTTCCAGTAGGCAGAATTCATAGGCTGTTGAGGAAGGGAAATTACGCAGAGAGAGTAGGTGCGGGTGCTCCGGTTTACCTCGGAGCTgttatggagtacttggcagctgAAGTTCTTGAATTGGCTGGTAATGCCGCTAGAGACAACAAGAAAACAAG AATAATTCCAAGGCATCTGCAGTTGGCGATTAGAAATGACGAAGAATTGAATAAACTATTGTCTGGTGTCACAATTGCACAGGGAGGGGTTTTGCCGAATATTCAAGCAGTTCTTTTGCCTAAAAAGACAGGGCAGGCACCAGCAACAGGAAAAACGGGTAAATCGTCGAAGACCCAGAGCTCCCAGGAGTACTGA